The proteins below come from a single Paludibacter jiangxiensis genomic window:
- the pdxA gene encoding 4-hydroxythreonine-4-phosphate dehydrogenase PdxA — translation MEEKKMIIGITHGDINGIGYEVILKTLLENHVFEFCTPVIYGSPKVASYYRKTLNIEHLGLTTINDVKDAVGRKVYIINCCSEDIKVELGRSTEMAGQAAFAALEAATRDLAAGKIDAIVTAPINKSNIQSAQFSFPGHTEYLEKTFINQGKALMLLVSEIARVAVVTGHIPISKVPAAITQDLIIEKLRVLNQSLKEDFGITRPRIAVLGLNPHSGDNGVIGTEEQDVIIPALKRCADRGIVCVGPLSADGLYGSGAFRNYDAVLAMYHDQGLAPFKTLAMENGVNFTAGLPVIRTSPAHGTAYEIAGQNIASESSFRHALFLAYDVCKNRKNYQEAFANPLKKQDVEQNGYSE, via the coding sequence ATGGAAGAAAAAAAGATGATTATCGGGATAACACATGGCGATATTAATGGTATCGGCTATGAAGTTATTCTTAAGACCTTACTTGAAAACCATGTTTTCGAATTTTGTACACCGGTAATTTATGGTTCGCCGAAAGTAGCGTCCTATTACCGTAAAACGTTAAATATTGAACACCTTGGTCTGACGACTATCAACGATGTAAAAGATGCCGTAGGACGTAAAGTGTATATCATAAATTGTTGTTCGGAAGATATAAAAGTGGAACTTGGGCGTTCAACAGAAATGGCAGGTCAGGCCGCATTTGCTGCTTTGGAAGCAGCTACACGCGACTTGGCAGCCGGAAAAATTGATGCTATTGTCACTGCTCCCATCAATAAAAGTAACATACAATCGGCTCAATTCTCTTTTCCGGGACATACTGAATACCTCGAAAAAACATTTATCAATCAGGGTAAAGCTCTGATGTTGCTTGTTAGTGAGATTGCTCGTGTGGCTGTTGTGACAGGACATATTCCTATTTCAAAAGTGCCGGCTGCAATAACACAGGATCTGATCATCGAAAAGCTCCGGGTGTTGAATCAAAGCCTGAAAGAAGATTTTGGCATTACACGTCCCCGTATCGCTGTTTTGGGACTTAATCCCCATTCGGGCGATAATGGCGTAATTGGAACAGAAGAACAGGATGTGATAATACCGGCTCTGAAAAGATGTGCTGATAGAGGTATAGTGTGTGTGGGTCCTCTTTCTGCCGATGGATTGTATGGCTCGGGGGCATTCAGGAACTACGATGCAGTTCTTGCTATGTATCACGATCAGGGACTTGCTCCTTTCAAAACCCTTGCAATGGAAAACGGAGTGAATTTTACAGCGGGTCTGCCTGTTATTCGCACATCGCCGGCGCATGGCACTGCTTACGAAATTGCAGGGCAAAATATTGCTTCTGAATCGTCTTTCCGTCATGCTTTATTCCTTGCGTATGATGTTTGTAAAAACCGGAAGAACTATCAGGAAGCATTTGCTAATCCGCTGAAAAAGCAGGATGTAGAGCAAAATGGCTACTCTGAATGA
- a CDS encoding tetratricopeptide repeat protein yields the protein MKKLFLSVMLIAGFTCSAFAQKANVTKAKRDATADTPDFKSAVAAIEAALADPTTKDLAETWYTAGYVYNEMNSKEYKKELLKQPFDQEIAGSSIVKAFSYFQKAYDFDQKPNEKGKVKPQFSKDIKSFLQTYYTDGQLIRYGSNLFDKKDFAGVVKAFDTYLAIPDFPAFKANELKKDSTYKMVKYYAAIASINAGDTLGSIKRLESLMSDNYETKNVYELLYQQYFAKKDTVKYMTILKEGFDKYPAEPFFLQNLINNFIYSGKNKEALEYLNQAIAKEPNVAQYHFVSGRLKEESKDYEGAKAAFEKAIQLKPDYAEAENAIARMYYNKAAAILQESNDIKDMVVVKKKQDEAQGLFKESLPYFKKAYEMNPKDAELKGDLKRIYYRLQMNAEYEALNKE from the coding sequence ATGAAAAAACTATTTTTATCTGTAATGCTTATTGCCGGTTTTACCTGCAGCGCATTTGCACAGAAGGCTAACGTTACCAAAGCAAAGCGTGACGCCACAGCCGATACTCCGGACTTTAAATCAGCAGTAGCTGCTATCGAAGCTGCTTTGGCTGATCCTACAACAAAAGATCTTGCAGAAACATGGTACACTGCCGGTTATGTTTACAACGAAATGAACTCTAAAGAGTACAAGAAAGAATTGTTGAAACAGCCGTTTGATCAGGAGATTGCAGGTTCCAGCATTGTGAAAGCATTTAGCTATTTCCAGAAAGCATATGACTTTGATCAAAAGCCGAACGAAAAAGGTAAAGTTAAACCTCAGTTCTCAAAAGATATCAAATCCTTTTTGCAAACATATTATACTGATGGTCAGTTGATTCGTTACGGGAGTAATTTGTTTGATAAGAAAGATTTTGCCGGTGTGGTAAAAGCTTTTGATACATACCTTGCAATCCCTGATTTTCCTGCTTTCAAAGCAAATGAACTGAAGAAAGATTCTACCTACAAGATGGTGAAATATTACGCTGCGATTGCGTCTATCAATGCCGGTGACACTTTAGGTTCTATCAAACGTCTGGAAAGCCTGATGAGTGATAATTATGAAACAAAGAATGTTTATGAACTTCTTTATCAACAATATTTTGCAAAGAAAGATACAGTAAAATATATGACGATTTTGAAAGAAGGTTTTGATAAATATCCTGCTGAACCTTTCTTCCTGCAAAATCTTATCAATAATTTTATCTACTCAGGTAAAAACAAAGAAGCTTTGGAGTATCTGAACCAGGCTATTGCTAAAGAACCTAACGTAGCTCAGTATCACTTTGTAAGTGGTCGTTTGAAAGAAGAAAGCAAGGACTACGAAGGAGCTAAAGCTGCTTTTGAAAAAGCTATCCAGTTGAAACCGGACTATGCAGAAGCAGAAAATGCTATTGCACGTATGTATTACAATAAAGCTGCTGCTATTTTGCAGGAATCTAATGATATTAAAGATATGGTAGTGGTAAAGAAAAAACAGGACGAAGCTCAAGGTTTGTTCAAAGAATCATTGCCGTATTTCAAAAAAGCCTATGAAATGAATCCTAAAGATGCAGAATTGAAAGGCGATTTGAAACGTATTTACTATCGTTTGCAAATGAACGCTGAATATGAAGCATTGAACAAAGAATAA
- the ispE gene encoding 4-(cytidine 5'-diphospho)-2-C-methyl-D-erythritol kinase — protein sequence MITFPNAKINLGLNIVEKRPDGYHNIETIFYPIGWKDALEIVPSDATSLTISGIAIDGDPEKNLVMKALRLLREDYEIGELSVSLQKNIPFGAGLGGGSADGAFMLSLLNKFYELHVSEDELASYAVRLGADCPFFIYNRPVFATGIGDILEPVDVNLGQNHFVVIKPDVAVPTAEAYSNVKPHKPEESLKTLIVLPVEEWKDVVVNDFEQSVFAKHPELNDLKALLYKQGALYASMSGSGSSLYGIFPPDIRPELSLRNCAIWRELK from the coding sequence ATGATTACTTTCCCGAATGCCAAAATAAACCTCGGTCTGAATATCGTAGAAAAACGACCGGATGGCTACCATAATATTGAAACAATTTTTTACCCGATAGGATGGAAAGATGCACTGGAAATAGTGCCTTCGGATGCAACTAGTCTGACGATTTCAGGTATTGCAATTGACGGAGACCCGGAGAAAAATCTGGTCATGAAAGCGCTTCGTTTGTTGCGTGAGGATTATGAGATCGGAGAGTTGTCTGTTTCTCTGCAGAAAAACATTCCATTTGGAGCAGGATTGGGTGGTGGTTCTGCTGACGGTGCTTTCATGTTATCGTTGTTGAATAAATTTTACGAACTGCATGTCTCGGAGGATGAACTGGCAAGTTATGCAGTTCGATTGGGAGCTGACTGTCCTTTTTTTATTTATAACCGTCCGGTTTTTGCTACCGGCATAGGAGATATTCTTGAGCCGGTCGATGTAAATCTGGGACAAAATCATTTTGTTGTCATTAAACCGGATGTTGCAGTGCCAACAGCAGAAGCCTATTCTAACGTGAAGCCTCATAAACCGGAGGAGTCTCTTAAAACATTGATTGTTTTGCCTGTTGAAGAATGGAAAGATGTTGTGGTAAATGATTTTGAACAATCTGTTTTTGCTAAGCATCCGGAATTGAACGATTTGAAAGCTCTTCTTTACAAGCAAGGAGCTCTTTATGCATCAATGTCTGGTTCCGGTTCTTCGTTGTATGGTATTTTCCCGCCTGATATCAGACCGGAGTTAAGCTTACGCAATTGTGCCATCTGGAGAGAATTAAAATGA
- a CDS encoding biotin--[acetyl-CoA-carboxylase] ligase, protein MFNIIRLRETVSTNNYLRELLVSSREQLSEGMVVSADYQTKGRGQVGNVWESEDGENLLFSMLLFPSSIEANQQFVLSKMVSLAVAGVLKEEIDDVFIKWPNDIYWRNKKIAGILIENDLCGSNIQYCVIGIGLNVNQESFVSNAPNPVSLRQITGKTYDREDLLKRIVKRIYMLYIQLLREELNCFDEDYKTALYRHDGLHEYRANDEIFKASIEDVLPSGHLVLQTEKGTQRTFAFKEVSIVL, encoded by the coding sequence ATGTTCAATATTATTCGCCTTCGGGAAACTGTTTCAACTAACAACTATCTTCGGGAGTTGCTCGTTTCTAGCCGGGAACAATTGTCGGAAGGTATGGTAGTGAGCGCCGATTATCAGACCAAAGGTCGGGGACAAGTGGGCAATGTATGGGAATCGGAAGATGGTGAAAATTTATTGTTCAGTATGTTGCTGTTTCCGAGTAGTATTGAAGCTAACCAACAATTTGTACTGTCTAAAATGGTATCGCTGGCTGTCGCTGGTGTATTGAAAGAAGAAATCGACGACGTTTTTATTAAATGGCCTAATGATATTTACTGGCGGAATAAAAAAATTGCGGGAATCCTGATTGAGAATGACTTGTGCGGTTCCAATATTCAATATTGTGTGATTGGAATTGGACTGAACGTTAATCAGGAATCTTTTGTGAGTAATGCTCCTAATCCTGTTTCTCTAAGGCAAATAACGGGTAAAACATACGATAGAGAAGATCTTTTGAAGCGGATTGTAAAGCGTATCTATATGCTCTATATTCAGCTGTTGCGGGAGGAATTGAATTGCTTTGATGAAGATTATAAGACTGCACTTTACCGTCACGACGGCTTGCATGAATATCGGGCAAATGATGAAATCTTTAAGGCCAGTATTGAGGATGTTCTGCCAAGTGGGCATTTGGTGTTGCAAACAGAGAAGGGAACGCAACGAACCTTCGCCTTTAAGGAAGTGAGCATTGTCCTGTAA
- the rlmN gene encoding 23S rRNA (adenine(2503)-C(2))-methyltransferase RlmN: MVKETLLGKTLEQLKEVASVNGMPAFTSKQMADWLYVKKVTDIQQMTNLSVAKRDALSLKYEVGRKEPAEVSISQDGTKKYLFETSNGNFIESVFIPDDDRATLCVSSQVGCKMNCLFCQTGKQGFSGNLTANEIVNQIFSIPESDQLTNLVFMGMGEPFDNTLEVLKALEILTAPWGYAWSPRRITVSTIGLIPGMKQFLEHSQCHLAISLHSPFDKERLELMPAQKAYPIEKVLEIVKKYDFRHQRRVSFEYIVFDHLNDSMRHARELVRILKGIPCRVNLIRFHAIPNVDLKGADNERMVFLRDYLTENGITTTIRRSRGEDILAACGMLSSSKQSPENEI; the protein is encoded by the coding sequence ATGGTAAAAGAAACACTACTGGGGAAAACCCTGGAACAATTGAAAGAGGTAGCTTCTGTTAATGGCATGCCCGCTTTTACTTCGAAGCAAATGGCCGATTGGTTGTATGTGAAGAAGGTGACGGATATTCAGCAAATGACAAATTTGTCTGTGGCAAAGCGTGATGCGCTTTCTCTTAAATACGAAGTTGGGAGAAAAGAACCTGCTGAAGTGTCAATTTCTCAGGATGGTACAAAAAAGTATCTTTTTGAGACGTCAAACGGTAATTTTATAGAGAGTGTTTTTATTCCGGATGATGACCGGGCAACTTTGTGTGTTTCTTCACAGGTTGGTTGTAAAATGAATTGTCTCTTTTGTCAAACGGGAAAGCAAGGTTTTTCGGGCAATCTTACTGCCAATGAAATTGTGAATCAGATATTCTCTATTCCGGAGAGCGATCAATTGACCAATCTCGTTTTTATGGGAATGGGAGAACCCTTTGATAATACGTTGGAGGTGTTGAAAGCCCTTGAAATACTGACTGCGCCCTGGGGATATGCATGGAGCCCCCGCCGGATTACGGTTTCAACCATTGGCCTGATTCCCGGAATGAAGCAGTTTTTGGAACATTCGCAGTGTCATCTGGCCATTAGTTTACATTCGCCTTTTGACAAGGAACGACTCGAATTGATGCCGGCTCAGAAAGCCTATCCAATTGAAAAGGTGCTGGAGATAGTCAAAAAATATGATTTCAGGCATCAGCGCCGTGTTTCTTTTGAATATATTGTCTTTGACCATCTGAATGATTCAATGCGTCATGCGCGTGAATTGGTTCGTATCCTGAAGGGAATTCCTTGTAGGGTAAACCTGATACGTTTTCATGCTATCCCAAATGTGGACTTAAAAGGTGCTGATAATGAACGGATGGTGTTCTTGCGTGATTATTTGACTGAAAATGGTATTACTACAACGATACGTCGATCCAGGGGAGAAGATATTCTTGCTGCATGTGGAATGTTATCCAGCAGTAAACAGTCTCCGGAAAATGAGATTTAA
- the gyrA gene encoding DNA gyrase subunit A: protein MIDNDRIIKVNIEEEMKSSYIDYSMSVIVSRALPDVRDGFKPVHRRILYAMNELGVNANKPYKKSARIVGEVLGKYHPHGDSSVYFAMVRLAQSWSMRYMMVDGQGNFGSVDGDSPAAMRYTECRLQKIAEEMLVDIDKNTVNFQPNFDESLQEPTVLPTRIPNLLVNGASGIAVGMATNMPPHNLSEIIDATIAYIDNNEITIDELIKYVKAPDFPTGGIIYGYAGVREAFETGRGRIVIRSKVEIEAEANGREKIVVTEIPYMVNKAELIKAIADMVEDKKIEGISNINDESDREGMRIVVDIKRDANSNVVLNKLFKYSALQSSFSVNNIALVHGRPRTLSLKQLITYFVEHRHEVVVRRTQFELAEAEKRAHILEGLIIASDNIDEVIAIIRGSKTPDEARTSLMERFSLSEIQSRAIVEMRLRQLTGLEQDKLHAEYKDIQALIADLKDILENKEHRMRIIVDELTEIKNKYGDERRTQIVYASEEFNPEDFYSDDEMIITISHLGYIKRTPLSEFRAQNRGGVGSKGSDSRDEDFIESIYPASMHNYMLFFTQKGRCYWLKVYEIPEGTKNSKGRAIQNLLNIESDDKVNAFIRIKQLDDPEFTQSHYLVFCTKQGVIKKTSLEAYSRPRSNGVNAITIREDDEVIQVRLTDGKSEVVMANRNGRAIRFNETKVREMGRTATGVRGMALDDDDDAVVGMVCIKDPANETVLVVSEKGYGKRTLLDEVDENGNVEAVYRVTNRGGKGVKTMNISEKTGKLVTIKNVTDDNDLMIINKSGITIRVKMADIRVMGRATQGVRLINLDKRNDEIASVCKVQSEPDEEIPAEPIELNEEINQSTQEESN, encoded by the coding sequence ATGATTGATAACGATAGAATTATAAAAGTTAATATCGAGGAGGAAATGAAATCATCATACATCGATTATTCGATGTCTGTGATTGTTTCGCGTGCCTTACCCGATGTTAGAGATGGCTTTAAGCCGGTTCACCGCCGTATTTTGTATGCCATGAACGAGTTGGGTGTGAATGCCAACAAGCCATATAAAAAATCAGCGAGAATTGTCGGTGAAGTTTTGGGTAAGTACCACCCGCATGGCGACTCTTCTGTCTACTTTGCTATGGTTCGTCTTGCTCAGTCATGGTCCATGCGTTATATGATGGTTGACGGTCAGGGTAACTTTGGATCTGTAGACGGTGACTCACCAGCAGCTATGCGTTATACTGAGTGTCGTTTGCAAAAGATTGCTGAAGAAATGCTTGTCGATATTGATAAGAATACGGTTAATTTTCAACCAAACTTCGACGAATCTCTTCAGGAACCGACTGTATTACCAACACGTATACCTAACCTTTTAGTTAATGGAGCTTCGGGTATTGCCGTTGGTATGGCTACCAATATGCCACCTCATAATTTATCGGAAATCATCGATGCTACTATTGCATATATTGATAATAATGAGATTACTATTGACGAGCTTATTAAATATGTAAAAGCTCCCGATTTTCCAACCGGAGGTATCATTTACGGTTATGCCGGTGTGCGAGAAGCGTTCGAAACCGGTCGTGGACGTATAGTGATCCGTTCGAAAGTGGAAATCGAAGCCGAAGCAAATGGGCGTGAAAAGATCGTGGTCACAGAAATTCCATACATGGTGAACAAGGCCGAGCTTATTAAAGCTATTGCCGACATGGTGGAAGATAAAAAGATAGAGGGTATCTCCAATATTAATGACGAAAGCGACCGTGAAGGTATGCGTATCGTGGTAGATATTAAACGCGATGCCAATTCCAATGTTGTTCTCAACAAATTGTTCAAATATTCGGCATTACAATCTTCTTTCAGTGTCAATAATATTGCACTGGTACATGGCCGTCCGCGCACGCTTTCATTAAAGCAATTGATAACATATTTTGTAGAGCATCGTCACGAAGTGGTTGTGCGTCGTACACAATTTGAACTTGCCGAAGCTGAAAAACGTGCACATATTCTTGAGGGCTTGATTATTGCAAGCGATAATATCGACGAAGTAATTGCAATTATCCGTGGGTCGAAAACACCCGACGAAGCTCGCACAAGTTTGATGGAACGTTTCTCTTTAAGTGAAATACAATCGCGTGCCATTGTTGAAATGCGTTTAAGACAACTTACAGGTCTTGAGCAGGATAAATTACATGCCGAATACAAAGATATTCAGGCATTAATTGCTGACCTGAAGGATATTCTTGAAAATAAAGAGCACCGGATGAGAATTATCGTGGATGAACTAACAGAAATCAAAAACAAATACGGAGACGAGCGTCGTACTCAAATTGTTTATGCTTCTGAAGAGTTCAATCCTGAAGATTTTTATTCTGATGATGAAATGATCATCACAATTTCTCATTTGGGTTACATCAAACGGACTCCGTTAAGCGAGTTTAGAGCTCAAAACCGTGGTGGGGTAGGCTCAAAAGGCAGCGATTCCCGAGATGAAGATTTTATCGAATCAATCTATCCGGCGTCCATGCATAATTATATGCTTTTCTTTACACAAAAAGGACGTTGCTACTGGTTGAAAGTATATGAAATACCGGAAGGTACTAAAAACTCTAAGGGGCGTGCTATTCAGAATCTTCTCAATATAGAGTCTGATGATAAAGTAAATGCCTTTATACGCATCAAGCAACTTGACGATCCGGAATTTACACAATCGCACTATCTTGTATTCTGTACTAAACAGGGCGTTATTAAGAAAACCAGTCTGGAAGCTTATTCTCGTCCACGTTCGAATGGTGTTAATGCTATCACTATTCGTGAAGACGATGAAGTAATCCAGGTTCGTTTGACAGATGGCAAGTCAGAAGTTGTTATGGCTAATCGTAATGGTCGTGCTATTCGTTTTAATGAAACGAAAGTTCGCGAGATGGGTCGAACAGCAACCGGCGTTCGGGGAATGGCTCTGGATGACGATGATGATGCCGTTGTTGGAATGGTTTGTATTAAAGACCCTGCAAATGAAACTGTTTTAGTTGTCTCCGAAAAAGGATATGGTAAACGTACCTTGTTGGACGAAGTGGACGAAAATGGTAATGTAGAAGCTGTTTATCGTGTCACTAACCGTGGCGGTAAGGGTGTAAAAACAATGAACATTAGCGAAAAAACCGGTAAATTGGTGACAATCAAGAATGTTACGGATGATAATGATTTGATGATTATCAATAAATCGGGAATTACAATTCGCGTGAAGATGGCCGATATTCGCGTAATGGGTCGTGCAACACAGGGTGTTCGCCTGATTAATCTTGACAAACGGAACGACGAAATTGCATCTGTTTGTAAAGTTCAGTCAGAACCAGACGAAGAAATTCCGGCAGAACCTATTGAATTAAATGAGGAAATAAACCAAAGCACTCAGGAAGAGTCAAATTGA
- the dnaB gene encoding replicative DNA helicase, whose protein sequence is METNTKNSRRKAHSNNFIPTANEYGKLPPQAVELEEDVLGAIMLEKDAYSIVSDILRPECFYKDTHVKIFTAIVDLAIKQEPIDMHTVTEQLRKNGQLDEVGGAYYITMLTAKVASAAHIEFHARIIAQKYLARELIRVSSEIQSKAFDERTDVDDLMQEAEGMLFKVSQQNVKKDVVQINPVIDEAIKRIQAAANRPEGLSGVQTGFHALDKVTSGWQRSDLIIIAARPAMGKTAFVLSMTKNMAVDYNTPVAMFSLEMSNVQLVNRLLMNVCEIEGEKIKNGQLAPYEWEQLDYRLKKLIDAPIYLDDTPSLSVFELRTKARRLVKEHNVKILLIDYLQLMNASGMNFGSREQEVSMISRSLKGLAKELDIPIIALSQLNRSVEGRAGNEGKRPQLSDLRESGAIEQDADMVCFIHRPEYYKITEDAQGNSLLGIAEIIIAKHRNGATDDVQLRFKGQYAKFMNRDDEEQDEYKGFVSKISNEDSFNQQAAPAMPDFPTPPPFLSGSGNDVPF, encoded by the coding sequence ATGGAAACTAACACAAAGAATTCTAGAAGAAAAGCTCATTCCAATAACTTTATCCCGACTGCAAATGAATACGGAAAACTCCCGCCACAGGCTGTCGAGCTGGAAGAAGACGTGTTGGGAGCCATTATGCTTGAAAAGGATGCCTACTCTATTGTAAGCGATATTTTGCGTCCGGAATGTTTTTACAAAGACACACATGTTAAAATATTTACCGCAATAGTCGACCTTGCCATTAAGCAGGAACCGATAGACATGCACACCGTTACCGAGCAATTGCGAAAGAACGGTCAACTGGACGAAGTAGGCGGAGCGTACTACATCACTATGCTGACGGCGAAAGTGGCTTCAGCAGCACACATCGAATTTCACGCCCGCATTATTGCACAAAAATATCTTGCCCGTGAATTAATTCGCGTTTCAAGCGAAATCCAAAGCAAAGCTTTTGACGAACGCACCGACGTAGACGACCTGATGCAGGAAGCCGAAGGGATGCTTTTCAAAGTGTCACAACAGAATGTCAAGAAAGATGTTGTCCAAATCAATCCTGTTATTGATGAAGCAATCAAACGTATTCAGGCCGCAGCAAATCGTCCTGAAGGATTAAGTGGCGTGCAAACAGGTTTCCATGCCCTCGATAAAGTGACTTCCGGATGGCAACGCTCCGACCTTATCATCATTGCTGCACGTCCTGCTATGGGTAAAACGGCGTTCGTCCTTTCGATGACAAAAAATATGGCTGTTGACTACAACACTCCGGTAGCAATGTTTTCGTTGGAAATGTCCAACGTTCAGCTGGTAAACCGTTTACTAATGAACGTTTGTGAAATTGAAGGTGAAAAGATAAAGAACGGCCAGTTGGCTCCTTACGAATGGGAACAACTTGACTACCGTCTTAAAAAGCTAATCGATGCTCCGATTTATCTGGACGATACGCCAAGCTTATCTGTATTCGAACTCCGAACAAAGGCTCGTCGATTGGTAAAAGAGCACAACGTCAAAATTCTGCTCATTGACTACTTGCAGCTTATGAATGCAAGTGGAATGAACTTCGGTAGCCGCGAGCAGGAAGTAAGTATGATTTCGCGTTCATTAAAAGGACTTGCCAAAGAGCTGGACATTCCGATCATTGCGCTTTCGCAGTTGAATCGTAGTGTGGAAGGACGTGCCGGAAATGAAGGTAAGCGTCCTCAGTTGTCCGACTTGCGTGAATCGGGAGCTATTGAACAGGATGCGGATATGGTTTGTTTCATCCACCGTCCCGAATATTACAAGATAACGGAAGATGCCCAGGGAAATTCACTGTTGGGTATTGCTGAAATTATCATTGCCAAACACCGTAATGGTGCAACCGACGACGTACAACTCCGGTTCAAAGGACAGTACGCCAAGTTTATGAATCGTGACGACGAAGAACAGGACGAATATAAAGGATTCGTATCAAAAATCAGCAACGAAGATTCATTCAATCAACAAGCAGCACCTGCTATGCCTGATTTCCCGACACCACCTCCATTTTTAAGCGGGTCAGGCAACGATGTTCCTTTCTGA